In Daphnia pulicaria isolate SC F1-1A chromosome 5, SC_F0-13Bv2, whole genome shotgun sequence, a single genomic region encodes these proteins:
- the LOC124340974 gene encoding sodium-dependent phosphate transport protein 2B-like gives MTITIATEMTLAEKSNQLPEETENVASAPVMKDQDDMEKGHDSSRRSSSSSSSSSSSDEDSDDALATNVDDPWAIVEMVDDSEKWKDMTTKAKVLRVSINTAKIVTALGLLYFFICSLTLLSDAFRLISGKTAGEIFQQSELMQNPVVGLMIGILVTVLVQSSSTSTSIVVAMVASGIITVHMAIPIIMGANIGTSVTNTIVSFTQIANKNEFRRAFAGATVHDMFNWLAVIVLFTLEIATNSIFGIGYLEWLTGEIVKGVNSTSGSGEVRLLNAIIDPFVDKIIQLDSSVLQGWAVNDPDYENASLIQQCGNITEPVPCQGEFLFEDTNMEDWGVGLILLFISLFMLCGCLVGLVKILNSMMKGHIANLIKRVINAKIPYVPWLTGYIAMALGAVITFLVQSSSVFTSTLTPLVGIGVISIERVYPLTLGSNIGTTTTSLIAALAAPPEKLQDTLQISLVHLFFNITGILLYYPIPFMRFPIPMAKFLGNETAKYRWYAIFYLVGMFFVLPGVVLGLSIAGPIALLCVGVPFLIILVVIAVIKILQRKKPSWLPRVMRNWKWLPLACRSLEPYDRQFAKCACCKKCRPAVEENGPSSAISVEITVSSDSLTKDSS, from the exons ATGACGATCACCATTGCCACCGAAATGACCCTTGCCGAAAAGTCAAATCAATTACCAGAG GAAACTGAAAATGTGGCATCAGCTCCCGTAATGAAGGACCAAGACGATATGGAAAAAGGACATGACAGCAGTCGTAGGTCGAGTAGTAGTAGTTCGAGTAGTTCAAGCTCCGATGAGGATTCGGACGATGCGTTGGCGACCAATGTTGACGATCCATGGGCGATTGTCGAAATGGTAGACGATTCAGAGAAATGGAAAG ACATGACCACGAAAGCCAAAGTactccgagtttcaatcaacACTGCAAAAATCGTCACTGCATTGGGActgctttattttttcatatgctCGTTGACTTTGCTTTCGGACGCATTCCGTCTGATTTCCGGAAAAACTGCCG gcgaaattTTCCAACAAAGCGAACTGATGCAAAATCCTGTCGTTGGCTTGATGATTGGTATTCTTGTAACGGTGCTGGTTCAAAGTTCCTCAACATCCACCTCGATCGTAGTTGCGATGGTCGCCTCGGGCA TCATCACCGTTCACATGGCAATCCCAATCATTATGGGTGCGAACATTGGCACTTCGGTGACCAACACGATCGTGTCCTTCACCCAAATCGCCAATAAAAATGAGTTTAGGAGAGCATTCGCCGGAGCAACCGTTCACGACATGTTCAATTGGCTGGCCGTCATCGTACTCTTTACCCTTGAAATTGCGACAA attcaatttttggaatcgGTTACCTTGAATGGCTGACCGGAGAAATAGTCAAAGGTGTCAATTCCACTTCTGGCAGCGGCGAAGTTCGTTTGTTGAATGCTATCATCGATCCATTTGTGGACAAGATCATTCAG CTCGATTCCAGTGTTCTCCAAGGATGGGCAGTTAATGATCCAGATTACGAAAACGCTTCCTTGATCCAGCAATGCGGAAACATTACCGAACCTGTTCCATGTC AGggcgaatttctttttgaagacACCAACATGGAAGATTGGGGCGTGGGGCTGATCCTTCTGTTCATATCCCTTTTCATGCTCTGCGGATGCCTGGTTGGCTTAGTCAAAATTCTCAACTCTATGATGAAAG GACATATCGCTAACCTCATCAAGCGCGTGATTAATGCCAAGATTCCTTACGTCCCTTGGCTTACGGGCTACATCGCCATGGCCCTCGGTGCGGTCATTACCTTTTTGGTCCAGTCCAGCTCGGTTTTCACTTCCACTCTGACTCCGCTCGTCGGCATTGGTGTCATTTCTATCGAACGAGTCTACCCGCTTACTTTGGGGTCCAACATAGGGACGACAACAACATCTCTCATCGCTGCATTAGCAGCGCCACCGGAAAAACTACAAGACACCTTGCAGATTTCCCTCGTCCATTTGTTCTTCAACATAACGGGCATTCTGCTTTACTACCCCATTCCTTTCATGCGATTTCCTATCCCTATGGCTAAATTTCTTGGCAACGAAACTGCCAAGTACCGGTGGTACGCCATTTTCTACCTGGTGGGGATGTTCTTCGTTTTGCCTGGCGTCGTTCTGGGTCTCTCCATTGCTGGGCCTATCGCCCTGCTATGCGTCGGCGTTCCATTTTTGATAATTCTGGTCGTCATCGCCGTGATCAAGATATTACAACGGAAGAAACCATCCTGGTTGCCGCGTGTCATGCGAAACTGGAAATGGCTTCCGCTCGCTTGTCGCTCTCTGGAGCCTTACGATCGCCAGTTCGCCAAATGCGCTTGCTGCAAGAAATGCAGACCGGCTGTAGAAGAAAATGGTCCGAGTTCCGCAATCAGCGTAGAGATTACGGTTTCCAGCGACAGCCTAAC